The Candidatus Manganitrophus noduliformans genome includes a window with the following:
- a CDS encoding ABC transporter permease, producing the protein MQPAASSADPRPPTPGPPLFWRRFKRNRVALAGSLIVLTIFLVAVSAPLLAPHDPYEINIEKILQPPSFEHPFGTDPLGRDVLSRVIWGARISLWVGFVAVGIAILIGIGVGALAGFYAGKIDAILMRLVDIMLSIPTFFLILAVIAILEPSIWNIMIVIGLTGWMGVARLVRGQFLGIKEMDYVTAARAQGARDFRLIVRHILPNALSPVYVAAVLGIAGAILTESALSFLGIGVQPPKASWGSILTAGKDNIEIAWWLSVFPGLAIFVTVLGYNLLGEGLRDALDPRLKL; encoded by the coding sequence ATGCAACCAGCGGCCTCTTCCGCCGACCCCCGGCCCCCGACCCCCGGCCCCCCTCTTTTCTGGCGGCGGTTCAAGCGGAATCGGGTGGCGCTGGCGGGGAGCCTGATCGTCCTGACGATCTTTCTCGTGGCCGTCTCGGCGCCGCTCTTGGCGCCGCATGATCCCTACGAAATCAACATTGAAAAGATCCTCCAGCCGCCGAGTTTCGAACATCCGTTCGGAACCGATCCGCTCGGACGGGATGTTCTCAGCCGGGTCATCTGGGGGGCGCGGATCTCCCTTTGGGTCGGGTTCGTGGCGGTGGGGATCGCGATTCTGATCGGCATTGGAGTCGGCGCGCTGGCCGGTTTTTACGCGGGAAAGATCGATGCGATTCTGATGCGGCTGGTCGACATCATGCTCTCCATCCCGACCTTTTTTCTGATCCTGGCGGTGATCGCCATTCTGGAGCCGTCGATCTGGAACATCATGATCGTGATCGGTCTGACCGGATGGATGGGGGTGGCGCGTCTGGTCCGGGGGCAGTTTCTCGGGATCAAGGAGATGGATTACGTGACGGCGGCGCGGGCGCAGGGGGCGCGCGATTTCAGATTGATCGTCCGCCACATTCTCCCCAACGCCCTCTCGCCGGTTTATGTCGCCGCCGTGCTGGGGATCGCGGGAGCGATTCTCACCGAGTCGGCGCTCAGCTTTCTCGGCATCGGCGTTCAGCCGCCGAAGGCAAGCTGGGGGAGCATCCTGACGGCGGGCAAGGACAACATCGAGATCGCCTGGTGGCTCTCGGTCTTTCCCGGCCTCGCCATCTTCGTCACGGTCCTCGGCTACAATCTCCTGGGGGAAGGCCTGCGCGACGCGCTCGATCCGCGGCTGAAATTGTAG
- a CDS encoding ABC transporter permease: MAHFLFQRFWQLLITLFGITLLTFGIMHLAPGDPTDLQTALNPKVSAQAKENLRRLYGLDRPLHIQYLDWLRRFVTLDLGRSFVDGAPVSQKILDRLPITVAINLLTLAVIVLVAFPIGILSATRQYSWMDKATTLFVYIGFSLPSFWLALLLMLLFGVYLGWLPLSGYQSLTTAQLSPLERLIDWARHLILPVLTASLIGLAGYSRYLRSEMLEVIRQDYIQTARAKGLSERQVIYKHALRNALIPVVTLMGLELPTLIGGSVIIETIFAIPGIGQLSFQSVLARDYPVIMGLTVFAAVLTLIGNLLADLSYAWVNPRIRVS; the protein is encoded by the coding sequence ATGGCCCATTTTCTCTTCCAACGGTTTTGGCAGCTTCTCATTACGCTCTTCGGAATCACCCTTCTGACCTTCGGCATCATGCATCTGGCCCCGGGAGACCCGACCGATCTTCAAACCGCCCTTAATCCTAAAGTATCGGCGCAAGCCAAGGAAAACTTAAGAAGGCTTTACGGACTGGACCGGCCGCTTCACATCCAATACCTCGATTGGCTGCGGCGCTTCGTCACGTTGGATCTCGGCCGCTCCTTTGTCGATGGCGCGCCGGTCTCTCAAAAGATCCTGGATCGGCTGCCGATCACGGTGGCGATCAACCTGCTGACCCTGGCGGTGATTGTTCTGGTCGCCTTTCCGATCGGCATCCTCTCGGCGACGCGCCAATACTCCTGGATGGACAAGGCGACCACCCTCTTTGTTTATATCGGGTTTTCCCTCCCCAGCTTTTGGCTGGCCCTGCTGCTGATGCTTCTCTTCGGCGTTTATCTCGGATGGCTTCCCCTCTCCGGATATCAATCGCTGACGACGGCGCAGCTCTCCCCGCTCGAGCGGTTGATCGACTGGGCGCGCCACCTGATCTTGCCGGTCCTCACCGCCTCCCTCATCGGTCTGGCCGGGTATTCGCGGTATCTTCGATCGGAGATGCTGGAGGTGATCCGTCAGGACTATATCCAGACGGCCCGGGCGAAAGGGCTCTCCGAGCGGCAGGTGATTTACAAACACGCGCTTCGGAACGCGTTGATCCCGGTGGTCACCCTGATGGGGCTGGAGCTGCCGACATTGATCGGCGGGAGCGTGATTATCGAGACGATTTTCGCCATTCCGGGGATCGGGCAGCTCTCCTTTCAGTCGGTGTTGGCCCGTGATTACCCGGTGATCATGGGGCTGACGGTCTTCGCCGCGGTGCTGACGTTGATCGGCAATCTTCTCGCCGATCTTTCGTACGCCTGGGTCAATCCGAGGATACGCGTTTCGTGA
- the speD gene encoding adenosylmethionine decarboxylase, with the protein MHALGTHLLVELKDCNSKILNDVKKIEDILVTAAKEAKATIIESRFHKFSPFGISGVVVIAESHLTIHTWPEYGYAAVDIFTCGETLQPSVAASYIVAKLQSKNPSLVEMKRGLLSLGDQKLPHKPVKGEPVHYDRAKELQMVP; encoded by the coding sequence GTGCACGCTTTAGGGACGCACTTGCTGGTGGAGTTGAAAGATTGCAACTCCAAGATTTTGAATGACGTGAAGAAGATCGAAGACATTCTGGTTACTGCTGCGAAGGAAGCGAAAGCCACCATCATTGAAAGTCGGTTCCACAAATTTAGCCCCTTTGGAATCAGCGGAGTGGTCGTGATTGCGGAATCCCACCTGACCATCCACACATGGCCCGAGTACGGCTATGCGGCCGTTGATATTTTTACCTGCGGCGAAACGCTCCAACCCTCCGTCGCCGCCTCTTACATTGTCGCCAAACTACAGTCGAAGAACCCCTCTCTGGTCGAAATGAAGAGAGGCCTGCTTTCCTTGGGAGACCAGAAATTGCCTCACAAGCCGGTTAAAGGAGAGCCCGTTCATTATGACCGAGCCAAAGAGCTACAAATGGTTCCTTGA
- the speE gene encoding polyamine aminopropyltransferase: MTEPKSYKWFLDYLSPFEGHMHGIDTVVFSKQTQFQQVEILDTKSYGRCLVLDGKMQSSEVDEFIYHEALVHPAMFTHPEPKKVFIVGGGEGATLREILRHRSVERVLMVDIDQEVVESCKRHLPQWHQGSFDDPRAEVRYLDARKYLEETTDTYDIIIIDISEPVEEGPAYLLYTKEFYSLVMERLTSGGIISLQAGTTAATSLLNFSAVYQTLRTVFPVVSPYQAPIPSFGLPWGFALASKRFDPRALDEKEIDRRISQRLERELKYYDGETHVGQFFLPKQVRIQMEKQERIIEDNYPLFTYH; this comes from the coding sequence ATGACCGAGCCAAAGAGCTACAAATGGTTCCTTGATTACCTCTCCCCGTTTGAAGGGCACATGCATGGGATCGACACGGTCGTCTTTTCCAAGCAGACCCAATTTCAGCAGGTAGAGATCCTGGACACCAAAAGCTACGGACGTTGTCTGGTCCTCGACGGCAAGATGCAGTCGAGCGAGGTAGACGAGTTCATCTATCACGAAGCGCTGGTCCATCCCGCGATGTTTACCCATCCGGAGCCGAAGAAAGTCTTCATCGTCGGAGGAGGCGAGGGGGCGACCCTTCGCGAGATCCTCCGGCATCGGTCGGTCGAACGGGTCTTGATGGTCGATATCGATCAAGAGGTAGTGGAGAGTTGCAAGCGCCACCTTCCCCAGTGGCACCAGGGGTCGTTTGACGATCCCCGCGCGGAGGTCCGCTATCTCGACGCGCGAAAATATCTGGAGGAGACCACCGACACCTACGATATCATCATCATCGACATCTCCGAGCCGGTCGAAGAGGGCCCCGCGTATCTCCTCTACACAAAAGAGTTCTACAGCCTGGTGATGGAGCGTCTGACGAGCGGCGGAATCATCTCTCTTCAGGCCGGCACCACCGCCGCCACCAGCCTGCTGAACTTTTCGGCCGTCTACCAGACCCTCCGGACCGTCTTCCCCGTCGTCTCTCCCTATCAAGCGCCGATCCCTTCTTTCGGTCTTCCCTGGGGCTTCGCTCTGGCCTCGAAACGGTTCGATCCGAGGGCGTTGGACGAAAAAGAGATCGACCGTCGCATCTCCCAGCGGCTGGAGCGGGAGCTGAAATATTACGACGGGGAGACCCATGTCGGCCAGTTCTTCCTCCCGAAGCAAGTCCGGATTCAGATGGAGAAACAAGAGCGGATCATCGAAGACAACTATCCGTTGTTTACATACCATTGA
- a CDS encoding aminotransferase class I/II-fold pyridoxal phosphate-dependent enzyme produces the protein MKIDQEQFKTPLFDAMVSLAESRKVSFHTPGHKSGKGISTRFRKFVGPKIFSIDLTTLDEVDSLQKPKGVIKEAQELAAKAYGADRSFFLVNGTTGGNHAMILAACGPRDKVLVARNAHKSVLAGLIFSGAEPIFFSPAVDDNLKLTLNVTYEATIRAIDAHPEAKALFLTSPNYYGICADLERIIPYAHSKGLVVMVDEAHGPHLKFHPQLPMSGVEAGADLVVQSTHKIIGGMTQASMLHAQGPRVDMTTLATVLRFVQSTSPSYILMASLDLARMQMATEGEKLLDKAIKLAAEARSKINRIPGVSCFDKAMVKNPLFSPMGDFDITKLTITVRDLGLSGYQASQILNNKYHIQVEMADPFNVLVIVSIGDRRDDLNRLVDALRDMSKEYHGKPSQSSFIAEVSLPPFGKAGQMTPREAFFRDYRYAPLDESGGLISSEIITVYPPGIPLLVPGEIVTQEVIDYIRKMDRLGATVDGLNASNSTIAVVKQ, from the coding sequence ATGAAAATCGATCAGGAACAGTTTAAAACCCCTCTTTTCGACGCGATGGTCTCCCTGGCCGAGAGCCGGAAGGTCTCTTTTCACACTCCCGGCCACAAGAGCGGCAAGGGGATTTCGACCCGCTTCCGGAAGTTCGTCGGACCGAAGATCTTCTCCATCGACCTGACCACCCTCGACGAAGTCGACTCCCTCCAAAAGCCCAAAGGGGTCATCAAAGAAGCGCAGGAGCTCGCCGCCAAGGCCTACGGCGCCGACCGGTCGTTCTTTCTGGTCAATGGCACCACCGGCGGCAATCATGCGATGATCCTCGCCGCCTGCGGCCCCCGGGACAAGGTCCTGGTCGCCCGCAACGCCCATAAGTCGGTATTGGCCGGCCTGATCTTCTCTGGCGCCGAGCCGATTTTCTTTTCTCCGGCGGTCGACGACAATCTGAAACTGACCCTCAACGTCACCTACGAAGCGACGATCCGCGCGATCGACGCGCATCCCGAGGCGAAGGCCCTCTTCCTCACCAGCCCGAATTATTACGGCATCTGCGCCGATCTGGAGCGGATTATCCCGTATGCCCATTCAAAGGGGTTGGTGGTGATGGTCGACGAGGCGCACGGGCCGCATCTGAAATTCCATCCCCAGCTTCCAATGTCCGGGGTCGAAGCGGGGGCCGATCTGGTCGTCCAGAGCACGCATAAGATCATCGGCGGGATGACGCAAGCATCGATGCTCCATGCGCAGGGGCCGCGGGTCGACATGACGACCCTTGCCACGGTCCTCCGCTTCGTTCAGAGCACCAGCCCTTCGTATATCTTGATGGCCTCGTTGGATCTGGCGCGGATGCAGATGGCGACGGAAGGGGAGAAGCTGCTCGACAAGGCGATCAAGCTTGCCGCCGAAGCGCGCAGCAAGATCAACCGGATTCCGGGTGTCTCCTGCTTCGACAAAGCGATGGTGAAAAACCCCCTCTTCTCGCCGATGGGCGATTTCGACATCACCAAGCTGACGATCACCGTCCGGGATCTCGGCCTCTCCGGCTATCAGGCGTCGCAGATTCTCAACAACAAGTATCACATTCAGGTCGAGATGGCCGATCCGTTCAATGTGCTGGTGATCGTCAGCATCGGCGACCGGCGGGACGATCTCAACCGCCTGGTCGACGCGCTCCGCGACATGTCGAAGGAGTATCACGGCAAGCCGAGCCAATCGAGTTTCATTGCCGAAGTCAGCCTTCCGCCGTTCGGCAAAGCGGGCCAGATGACGCCGCGCGAGGCCTTCTTCCGCGATTACCGCTACGCCCCCCTCGACGAGAGCGGCGGCCTGATCAGCTCCGAGATCATCACCGTCTACCCCCCAGGCATCCCCCTCCTCGTCCCCGGCGAGATCGTGACCCAAGAGGTCATCGACTACATCCGCAAAATGGACCGCCTCGGCGCCACCGTCGATGGGCTGAATGCTTCGAACAGCACCATTGCGGTGGTGAAGCAGTAG